TTTGCAACAAGCCGGACCACTTGGTACGGTGCTGTCTTATGTTGTTGGAGCAATACTGGTCTATCTTGTGATGCTGTGTTTAGGTCAACTTGCAATTAAACATCCTGTCACAGGTGGTTTTCATGTCTATGCTTCAAAATATTTACATCCCTCAATCGGTTATGTGGTGGCTTGGTTTTATTGGTTATGTTGGACGGTAGCACTTGGCTCGGAATTCACGGCGGTAGGGCTATTAATGCAAAAATGGTTCCCAGATATTCCGGTGGCTATATTTTCTGCAGTTTCAATTATATTTATTTTAATCTTCAATATTATTTCGACACGTTTTTATGCCGAAGTCGAATTTTATTTCTCATTAGTCAAAGTATTAACAATTATTGGGTTTATCGTGTTAGGTATTTTAGTCATAGTAGGTTTGATTCATTACGATGGCTATAAAGGTACTGATACGATAGTAAATCGCTTTACAAATCCCGTATTTCCTCACGGTATAGGGTCCGTATTTTTAACTATGTTAGCAGTAAACTATGCGTTTAGTGGTACTGAATTAATCGGAATAGCTGCAGGGGAAACGGAAGAACCGGAAAAGGTTATACCAAAAGCAATTAAAGCTACGTTGTGGCGTTTAGTTGTGTTCTTTATTGGTACAATGGTTATTATTTCGGTTTTAATTCCGAGTTACCAAGGTAAATCTCTAAAAAGTCCATTTGTAGTTATTTTACAAAATATCGGCGTACCTTATGCTGGGGATATTATGAACTTAGTTATTATAACGGCGCTACTCTCTGCGGCTAATTCTGGTTTATATGCGGCTAGTCGTATGATTTGGAGTTTATCAAATGAAG
The Staphylococcus kloosii genome window above contains:
- a CDS encoding amino acid permease — its product is MEEQNFKRAMKSRHIMLLSFGGVIGTGLFLSSGYTLQQAGPLGTVLSYVVGAILVYLVMLCLGQLAIKHPVTGGFHVYASKYLHPSIGYVVAWFYWLCWTVALGSEFTAVGLLMQKWFPDIPVAIFSAVSIIFILIFNIISTRFYAEVEFYFSLVKVLTIIGFIVLGILVIVGLIHYDGYKGTDTIVNRFTNPVFPHGIGSVFLTMLAVNYAFSGTELIGIAAGETEEPEKVIPKAIKATLWRLVVFFIGTMVIISVLIPSYQGKSLKSPFVVILQNIGVPYAGDIMNLVIITALLSAANSGLYAASRMIWSLSNEGTMPKWFGKLNKYHMPIRATMFSMIGGLLSLLSSIYAADTLYVVLVSLAGFAVVVVWMSICASYFQAKRIDAQLNIHIAIPIAGFILCLISCIGMLFDTNQAPALYFGVPFAIIAIVFYFVKYHKKGAI